In one Arachis duranensis cultivar V14167 chromosome 9, aradu.V14167.gnm2.J7QH, whole genome shotgun sequence genomic region, the following are encoded:
- the LOC107464345 gene encoding uncharacterized protein LOC107464345, producing MSTRGRGRGRGRGRIGTVTPAPIGTDPVDFMAALGNMAAAMQATVEALGNQINQGNHGNNNDEDGPMTLATFLKVHPPIFRGTSNPTDADNWIQAMERALQAQQGTRRILQPDGAAIPWEVFRTEFYKKYFPNSARNAKELELMQLKQGQMTVAEYTSKFEELCRFSRICQGAPEDFAEWKCIKYEGGLRSDILSFVAPMEIRVFSELVNKSRVAEDCVRKAAAEKGSLRVPFQRPSGRNFAPRGRNFKRGGFVPQQTQGQGNYRRPNTNASQGKRFGKQPQQDLNCQKCGKYHPGVPCRLGLGVCYSCGQPKHIASNCPEKKKYETGRV from the exons ATGTCGACTCGCGGACGCGGTCGCGGGCGAGGTAGAGGTAGGATAGGCACCGTTACTCCTGCTCCCATAGGGACTGATCCAGTAGACTTTATGGCTGCCCTGGGAAATATGGCTGCAGCTATGCAGGCAACAGTTGAGGCATTGGGTAATCAGATAAATCAGGGTAATCATGGGAACAATAATGATGAGGACGGTCCTATGACGCTTGCTACATTTCTGAAAGTTCACCCTCCAATCTTTAGGGGAACCTCAAATCCCACTGATGCAGATAATTGGATTCAGGCTATGGAAAGGGCATTACAGGCACAACAG GGAACACGACGTATCCTGCAGCCTGATGGTGCTGCGATTCCTTGGGAGGTTTTCCGGACAGAGTTCTATAAGAAATACTTTCCTAATTCAGCCAGAAATGCcaaggaacttgaattaatgCAGTTAAAACAGGGACAGATGACTGTTGCTGAGTATACTAGTAAGTTTGAGGAGTTATGTCGCTTTTCTCGTATCTGTCAAGGTGCGCCTGAAGATTTTGCCGAATGGAAATGTATTAAATATGAGGGAGGTCTTCGGAGTGATATTCTGAGCTTCGTTGCCCCAATGGAGATCAGGGTATTTTCTGAATTGGTGAATAAGAGTAGGGTGGCTGAGGATTGTGTGAGGAAGGCGGCAGCAGAGAAAGGAAGTTTGAGGGTGCCTTTTCAGAGACCTTCAGGAAGGAACTTTGCTCCGAGAGGTAGGAATTTCAAGCGTGGAGGCTTTGTTCCGCAGCAGACTCAGGGTCAAGGTAATTATAGAAGGCCGAATACTAATGCTAGTCAAGGAAAAAGGTTTGGAAAGCAGCCACAGCAAGATCTAAATTGTCAGAAGTGCGGAAAGTATCATCCTGGAGTTCCGTGCAGACTAGGACTTGGAGTGTGCTATTCCTGTGGACAGCCCAAGCATATAGCCAGTAATTGCCCGGAAAAGAAGAAGTATGAGACTGGTAGAGTGTAG